A region of the Thermodesulfobacteriota bacterium genome:
TTTGGTATCAAGAAACGTCTCAAATGTTTCCAAGTGGCTCGGCTTGCTAAATGCCTCTTTAGAGAGCGTACCACTCTTAGCATGACCCTGTTTGAAAGCATCCGAATTAACCCAATTTCTAAAATCATCCTCCGATTGCCAGAACGTCATGACTACATAGGGTTGTTCAGGTTCTTGAGGTCGTAATACCAGATTACGTATGAAACCCCGCATGTCGTCTACTGCATGAACCCGATTTCGAAAACGTTCCTCAAATTTAGAAGCATATTCCGGGCTCACGAAAATTC
Encoded here:
- a CDS encoding antibiotic biosynthesis monooxygenase, which encodes MFVTMNRIFVSPEYASKFEERFRNRVHAVDDMRGFIRNLVLRPQEPEQPYVVMTFWQSEDDFRNWVNSDAFKQGHAKSGTLSKEAFSKPSHLETFETFLDTKASGE